The Lycium ferocissimum isolate CSIRO_LF1 chromosome 10, AGI_CSIRO_Lferr_CH_V1, whole genome shotgun sequence genome window below encodes:
- the LOC132035508 gene encoding small ribosomal subunit protein uS8z/uS8w, giving the protein MVRVSVLNDALKSMYNAEKRGKRQVMIRPSSKVIIKFLIVMQKHGYIGEFEYVDDHRSGKIVVELNGRLNKCGVISPRFDVGVKEIEGWTARLLPSRQFGYIVLTTSAGIMDHEEARRKNVGGKVLGFFY; this is encoded by the exons ATGGTTAGAGTTAGCGTGCTGAATGATGCTCTCAAGAGCATGTACAACGCTGAAAAGAGGGGAAAGCGTCAGGTCATGATTAGACCTTCCTCAAAAGTCATCATCAAGTTCCTCATTGTCATGCAGAAGCATG GTTACATTGGAGAATTCGAGTACGTTGATGATCATAGGTCAGGAAAGATTGTTGTTGAACTGAATGGAAGGTTAAACAAGTGTGGTGTTATTAGTCCTCGCTTTGATGTTGGAGTGAAGGAGATTGAAGGATGGACTGCTAGATTGCTCCCTTCCCGACag TTTGGGTACATTGTGCTGACTACATCTGCTGGTATCATGGACCACGAGGAGGCTCGGAGAAAGAATGTTGGCGGAAAAGTTCTTGGTTTCTTTTATTGA